Proteins from one Mastacembelus armatus chromosome 16, fMasArm1.2, whole genome shotgun sequence genomic window:
- the ptpn6 gene encoding tyrosine-protein phosphatase non-receptor type 6, which translates to MVRWFHRDISGVQAEEILKSRGIHGSFLARPSKKNVGDFSLSVRVGDLVTHIRIQNTGDYYDLYGGEKFATLSELVEYYTMENGILQDKDGTIIELKYPLNCSDPTTERWFHGHLSGPHAEKLLGARDESGTFLVRESLSKPGDFVLSVLTDEKSKMGGKRVAHIKIMCQNDRYTVGGSEMFDTLTDLVEHYKRKGIEEITGNWLYLTQPYYSTRVNAANIDSRVKQLDQTTQQQQEGEGEKTKAGFWEEFDTLQKMEAKVKKSREEGQRPENKSKNRYKNILPFNDTRVILQDTDPNVVGSDYINANYVKNMLWESAGQKVYIATQGCLATTVNDFWQMVWQENTRVIVMTTREVEKGRNKCVPYWPDLQSSKEVGPYVVTCDSEREAADYKVRVLEIARMDKPKRSRQIWHYQYLSWPDHGVPQEPGAVLSFLTQVNAKQAEYPDSGPMIIHCSAGIGRTGTILVIDMIIETIDTQGMDCDIDIPKYIQMVREQRSGMVQTEPQYKFIYLAVSEYIQATKTKTCASMEAETEYGNLQLKHPPANRKVSKNSEDVYENLSKGKKDGKKSKSEKKSGSVRKR; encoded by the exons ATGGTTCG GTGGTTCCACAGAGACATCTCAGGTGTACAGGCTGAGGAAATCCTGAAGTCTCGAGGCATTCATGGCAGCTTTCTGGCTCGACCCAGCAAGAAGAACGTGGGAGATTTTTCCCTGTCTGTCAG GGTGGGTGATCTGGTGACCCACATCCGAATCCAAAACACAGGAGACTACTACGACCTGTATGGCGGGGAGAAGTTTGCCACGCTGTCAGAGCTGGTGGAGTACTACACGATGGAGAACGGCATCCTGCAGGACAAGGACGGCACCATCATCGAGCTAAAATACCCCCTCAACTGCTCTGACCCCACCACAGAGAG GTGGTTCCACGGCCACCTGTCCGGGCCCCATGCAGAGAAGCTCCTCGGTGCACGAGACGAGTCGGGGACCTTCCTGGTCAGAGAATCACTGTCCAAACCCGGAGACTTTGTCCTCTCTGTTCTGACGGACGAGAAGAGCAAAATGGGCGGAAAAAGAGTTGCCCACATCAAGATAATGTGCCAG AACGACAGGTATACTGTGGGGGGTTCGGAGATGTTTGACACGCTGACTGACCTGGTGGAGCACTACAAACGCAAAGGCATCGAGGAGATAACTGGAAACTGGTTGTATCTCACACAG cCCTATTACTCCACCAGAGTGAACGCAGCAAATATCGACAGCAGAGTGAAACAGCTGGATCAGAccacgcagcagcagcaggagggcgAGGGAGAGAAAACCAAGGCGGGCTTCTGGGAGGAGTTTGAC ACTCTGCAAAAGATGGAAGCAAAAGTgaaaaagagcagagaggagggcCAAAGACCTGAAAATAAGAGCAAAAACAGATACAAGAACATTCTGCCCT TCAATGACACCAGAGTCATCCTGCAGGACACTGATCCTAATGTTGTGGGTTCAGATTACATCAACGCCAACTATGTCAAA AACATGCTGTGGGAGTCCGCAGGTCAGAAAGTGTACATCGCCACTCAGGGATGCCTAGCAACAACCGTCAATGATTTCTGGCAGATGGTATGGCAGGAGAACACGAGAGTGATTGTCATGACGACGCGAGAGGTCGAGAAAGGGCGG AATAAATGTGTGCCGTACTGGCCGGACCTTCAGAGCTCCAAGGAGGTGGGGCCCTATGTGGTGACTTGTGATTCGGAGAGAGAAGCTGCTGATTATAAAGTTCGAGTTTTGGAGATTGCTCGTATGGACAAG CCAAAGCGTAGTCGTCAAATCTGGCACTATCAGTACCTCAGCTGGCCTGACCATGGCGTCCCTCAGGAGCCAGGTGCTGTCCTCAGCTTCCTCACTCAAGTGAACGCTAAACAAGCTGAATATCCTGATTCTGGGCCCATGATCATCCACTGCAG TGCTGGGATTGGTCGGACGGGCACAATTCTGGTGATTGATATGATTATTGAGACCATTGACACTCAAG GTATGGACTGTGACATTGACATCCCAAAATACATCCAGATGGTACGAGAGCAGCGTTCTGGTATGGTGCAGACAGAACCCCAGTACAAATTCATCTACCTGGCTGTGTCTGAGTACATACAGGcaaccaaaaccaaaacctgCGCCTCCATG GAAGCTGAAACCGAGTATGGAAATCTGCAACTCAAACACCCACCAGCGAACAGGAAAGTTTCAAA AAACAGCGAGGATGTTTACGAGAATCTGTcaaagggaaagaaagatggGAAGAAGTCAAAGTCCGAAAAGAAAAGTGGCTCGGTGAGAAAAAGATAG
- the rbp5 gene encoding retinol-binding protein 5 isoform X2, with protein MSKPNYSGTFHMVEQENMDAYLAALDINFALRKIVCLLKPTKEITHDPATGAMKIRTLTTLKNFNMDFAIGKEFTEDLGPVDGRTCQTTVDWEGDKLVCVQRGEKEGRGWTHWLEGDKLHLEMRVQGVVAKQVFKKAD; from the exons ATGTCTAAACCTAATTACTCCGGGACGTTTCATATGGTGGAGCAGGAGAACATGGACGCCTACCTCGCAGCTTTAG ACATTAATTTCGCCCTGAGGAAAATTGTGTGTCTCTTGAAGCCCACCAAAGAGATCACCCATGACCCAGCTACAGGGGCCATGAAGATCCGCACACTCACCACCTTAAAGAATTTCAACATGGATTTCGCTATTGGGAAAGAATTTACTGAGGACTTGGGCCCAGTGGATGGACGTAcctgtcag ACTACAGTGGACTGGGAAGGAGACAAGCTGGTTTGTGTACAGCGTGGCGAAAAAGAGGGACGAGGCTGGACCCACTGGCTGGAGGGTGACAAGCTGCATTTG GAGATGAGGGTTCAAGGCGTGGTTGCCAAGCAAGTCTTCAAGAAGGCTGATTGA
- the rbp5 gene encoding retinol-binding protein 5 isoform X1: MSKPNYSGTFHMVEQENMDAYLAALDINFALRKIVCLLKPTKEITHDPATGAMKIRTLTTLKNFNMDFAIGKEFTEDLGPVDGRTCQTTVDWEGDKLVCVQRGEKEGRGWTHWLEGDKLHLVRMYVWGQKMRVKRPKQRETWGRTGNKENRSRKGKQSLH, encoded by the exons ATGTCTAAACCTAATTACTCCGGGACGTTTCATATGGTGGAGCAGGAGAACATGGACGCCTACCTCGCAGCTTTAG ACATTAATTTCGCCCTGAGGAAAATTGTGTGTCTCTTGAAGCCCACCAAAGAGATCACCCATGACCCAGCTACAGGGGCCATGAAGATCCGCACACTCACCACCTTAAAGAATTTCAACATGGATTTCGCTATTGGGAAAGAATTTACTGAGGACTTGGGCCCAGTGGATGGACGTAcctgtcag ACTACAGTGGACTGGGAAGGAGACAAGCTGGTTTGTGTACAGCGTGGCGAAAAAGAGGGACGAGGCTGGACCCACTGGCTGGAGGGTGACAAGCTGCATTTGGTAAGGATGTATGTATGGGGTCAAAAGATGAGAGTAAAGAGGCCAAAGCAGAGGGAGACATGGGGGAGGACAGGGAACaaggaaaacagaagcagaaaaggaaaacagtcCTTACACTGA